CCAGCTCCGTTCGCTCCAATGATTCCGTAACAGTTGCCTGGAGTGAATTTCAAATTTACGTCCTCAAATAGTTTTCTTCCACCATATCTTAAACTTACATTATTTACAGTTAACACGGATTACTTCCTTTCTACTTAGGGATCTTATACCCTCACTTATTATTTTTTTAGATAATTAAAATTATATCATAGTTTGTGAAATATATTAACCTAAAATAAGTGTTGTATTTACAATCATTGTTTCTCTATAAAAATTATATTATACTTATATTATAAAGGCTTGATAAAGGGAAGTGAAATGTAAAATGAAATTAAAGACTTTTTTGGCTAATGTAGTAAGCTCCATGCAAGGATTATAAGATATGAAAAACTTTTGCTTGGAGCTTTGAAAACCAATGAGTTTTTCATATTTTATTTAGTCTTTGCTTTTTATTTACAAATTAATGTAGATAGGAGCTAAGTTCTATGAAATATGAAAAAGCACAAAATATACTTCCACAAAATATAATTGAAATAATTCAAAATTATATTGATGGTGGATACATTTATATACCTAGAAAAAATGAAAATAAAAAATCTTGGGGAGAAAATACTGAAACTAAAAGTTACCTCAAGAATAGAGATAAAGAAATCTTTAATAAGTATTCCTCTGGAGTATCAGTTAAAGCTTTAGCTGAGCAATATTTCTTAACAGAGGGTAGTATTAGAAGAATTGTAAGAAATATAAAAAATTTGAGTCCTTAAAAGAATTATTTTAAATATAAATTAAAATCGCTAAGCTGCAAAACAAAATTAGCGATTTTATAATTTATTAACTAATTTTAAGCTTTTCAAAATCTTTTTCTATTTTAAAGAAAGTACCTAATAAGAACAATGTACAAAGTACCCATAATATGGGTTCCACAATGCATACTCCTAGGTATCCTAGTTTTGGAACAAGCCATAAAACCGCTGCAAACTTACCTATCATTTCAATACTGCTGGATATAAGTGGTGCTATTTTTCGTCCAATTCCTTGAAGAGAGGTTCTAAGTACAAGCAGAATGTGAAGCACATAAAAAAATGGAAGATTTATTTTTAAATATTTTGCAGCCATGTTAGTAATATAACTATCAGAGGTTCCTGTAAGTGCTTTTGTAAGTATAGGTGCAGCTGTATATGCAATAAGGACACAAAAAGTTGCCCATATAAAGCCCAAAACACATGTCTTTTTTATACCTTCACGAATTCTATTTATTTTTTTAGCTCCATAATTTTGTCCCACAAAAGTGGCATTTGCAGTTACCAAGGTAGAAAGTGGAAGCATAAGCATTTCATCAAGCTTTCTTGCGGCTAAGTGAGCAGTAATAGTTGCTTTTCCAAGACTATTAATTGAGCCTTGAAGTATTACAGTACCTAATGCAAAAATTGAACTCATTAAGCCCATAGAAAGACCTGTAGTAAACATTTCAATTATAAGCTCTTTATCAAAATGAAAGTGCTTTTTAGAAAGCTTTAACTCTGGATAATATTTAACAATATGTATAAAACATAGAATTACAGACAACACTTCAGATATAACTGTGGCAAGGGCTGTTGACCATACCCCTCCATGCATTATAACAACAAATATTAAATCCATAGCTAAGTTGAAAAATAAAGATATAATAAGAAAAACTAGAGGAGTTTTACTATTTCCTAAGGCCCTTAAAACACCTGCTTCCATATTATATAAAATGGTTGAAGTTATTCCAAGTAAAATAATAATTATAAATTCGTAGGCATCTTTGATAATTTCTGGTGGTGTATTTAGAAGTTTGAGGATTGGCATAATAAAGATACATGAAAGTAAAGTAAAAAGTAGTGCTGTTATAACGTTTAATATCAGCATTACACCAACAGAATGACGAAGCTTTTCCATATTTTTTTCTCCATAGCTTCTAGCAACTATTATACTGTAGCCATTATTCATTCCATTGGCCATTCCTATAATAAGACTGTATATAGCAGAGGTTGCACCAATGGCAGCTAAAGCATTATCACCTAAGTTGTATCCTGCAATCATGGTATCAAGTACATTGTATAATTGCTGAAATATGTTTCCTAAAAAAATAGGTAAAGCAAATGTAAAAATTAACTGAAGGGGATTTCCTTCTGTCATATCTTTGATTCTAGTTTTGTTCATATAGCATTCCTTTCTCAGTTATAGTCTATATAATAAGTATATCATTTAAAATTTATCTAAAGTCCATTAATTTCAGAATATGTTCTTAAATTCTACAGAAATGTTTATAAACTTGAACCTCAAAGCTTTATAATGATAATATTTTAATATAATAAACTAAAGGAAGTAGAATAAAATGAGTATTTTAACAGTAGAAAACATGAGTCATTCTTTTGGTGATAGGGTGATATTTAATAGGGCAAACTTTAGAATTTTAAAAGGTGAGCATATAGGACTTATTGGTGCTAATGGAGAGGGTAAATCAACCTTTATGAAGCTTATTTGCGGTGAAATTTTACCGGATGATGGTACTATTAAGTGGAATAATAAGTTTAGGATTGGATATATGGATCAGCATGCTTCATTAAAAAAAGGTGTCACAGCTCTAAATTTTCTAAAGGAAGCTTTTGAGGGTTTGTTTGAAATAGAAAATAAAGTGAATAAATTATATGATGAACTTGGTAGTATGAACGAAGAAGATATGAATAAGGCATTAAATAAAATTGATGTATTTCAAGAGATTTTAGATAAAAATGATTTTTATAGTATTAATTCTAAAATACAAAGTGTTGCTGCAGGGCTTGGAATTAAAGAACTTTTAAATAAAGATGTTTCAGCTTTAAGTGGTGGTCAAAGAACTAAAATTTTACTTTCCAAATTGCTCCTTCAAAAGCCAGATATTTTATTATTAGATGAGCCAACTAATCATCTTGATGTAGAGCATATAGAGTGGTTAAAGGAGTATTTAATAAATTATGAAAATGCATTTATATTAATATCTCACGATAATAGCTTTCTAAATAGTACAGTGAATGTAATTTATCATCTTGAGCACAAGACACTAACAAGGTATCAAGGAAACTATGAATACTATCTTAAGCTTTATGAAATAAAAAAACAGCAGTTAAAAATAGAATATAAAGAGCAGCAAAATGAAATAGCAAAGCTTGAAGAATATATAAGAAAAAATAAAGTAAGAACAGCAACAGCAAAGCAAGCAAAATCAAGGGAAAAGAAGCTTAATAAAATTGAAAGAATAGAAATTAACAAAAATATAATAAAGCCATATTTTAAATTTAAAAGTGCAAAAATGCCAGAAAGTTTAATTTTTAATGCTAAAGGTCTAGTTATAGGATATGATAAACCCTTAACCAAACCTATAGATTTAAAAATGAAAAGAGGACAAAAGATTGCAATAACTGGTGCCAATGGGCTTGGAAAAACAACTCTTTTGAAAAGCCTTTTTGGATTATTAAAACCAATAAAAGGTACTGTAACCTTAAGTGATTATAAAAAAATAGGATACTTTGAACAGGAAATTGCACAAGATAGTAAGAATACAGTTTTATATGAGGTATGGAACACGTTCCCTAATTTAACGCAGACAGAGGTTAGAAGTGATCTTGCTAAATGTGGATTAACAAGACAACATATAGATAGTCCTATTAATATATTAAGTGGAGGGGAGCAAGCGAAGGTTAGATTATGTAAGCTTATTAATAAGCCCACCAATATATTAGTGTTAGATGAGCCAACAAATCATTTGGATATTTATGCTAAGGAAGAACTTAAAAGAGCCTTAAAGGAATATGAAGGAAGTATAATTTTGGTATGTCATGAAAGAGAGTTTTATGAAAATCTTGCGACAGATGTATGGAATTGTGAACAGTGGACAGTTTAATTAAAAGGCAGAAATCTTAATTTTAGATTTCTGCCTTTTAACGTAAATTCACTAAAGCTTTATTTTATGATACAATTAATCATTGAAAAGGAGTTGACTGTAAAATGGGAAAAATACTCGTCTTGGCAGAAAAACCTAGTGTTGCAAGAGATCTTGCGAAGGTTCTAAAAGCAAATATTAATAAGAAAACTCATTTAGAAGGAAATAAATATGTAGTTATATGGGCGCTTGGACATTTAGTTTCTTTAGCTGATCCTGAGAGCTATGGTGAAAAATATAAAAAGTGGAGTATGGATACACTACCAATGCTTCCTAAGTATATGAAATTAAGTGTTCTTAAAAATACATCAAAACATTTCTATGATATTAAAAAGGTCATGGAAAGAAAGGATTTAGATGAGCTTGTAATAGCAACAGATGCAGGACGTGAGGGAGAGCTTGTTGCAAGATGGATAATCGAAATGGCTAAATGGAAAAAGCCAATAAAGCGTTTATGGATATCCTCTCAAACAGAAAGAGCAGTAAAAGAAGGTTTTCAGCATTTAAAGGATGGCCGCGAGTACGAAAATTTATATAAGTCTGCAAAATGTCGATCAGAGGCTGATTGGTTTGTTGGATTAAATGTTACACGTGCATTAACTTGTAAATACAATGCACAATTATCAGCAGGTAGAGTTCAAACACCTACACTTTATATGATAGTTGAAAGAGAAGAAGAAATAAGAAAGTTCAAGCCTAAGGATTATTATACTATAGAAGGAAAGGTAAAAAACTTTTCTATGAATTGGCATGATAGAAGAGGAGACTTTAAAATCTTTGATAAAGAAAAAGCTGAGAGTGTAGCAGCAAAATTAAAGGGGAGAAAAGGAAAAATAGTAGAGGTAAGTGAAAGTAATAAGAAAAAATATTCTCCTGCACTATATGATTTAACAGAGCTTCAAAGAGATGCAAATAGATTTTTTGGATTTTCAGCAAAAGAAACTTTATCAATAATGCAAAGACTTTATGAAAATCATAAGCTTTTAACTTATCCTAGAACGGATTCAAGATATATTCCTCATGATGTTGTAGCAACACTTAAAGATAGATTAAAAGCAATATCCATAGGAAAGTATTCAAAATTTGCAGCAGAAATATTAAAAAGCAAAATAAATGTACACAAAGGTTTTGTAGACGATTCTAAGGTAACAGATCATTATGCCATAATTCCAACAGAAGAAAAGCCAGCACTAGGAGCTTTAAGCAATGAGGAATTTAAAATATATGATTTGGTTGTAAAGAGATTTTTAAGTATAATGCTTCCAGCTTTTGAGTATCTTCAAACAACAATTAAAGTAGAAGTAGAGAATGAGATATTTATAGCAAAAGGTAAGGTTGTTAAGAAAAAGGGCTGGAAAGAGGTCTATGATAAAACAGAAGATTTTGAGGAAAAAAGTGAATTAAAGGAGCAGACTCTTCCTTCAGTTAATAATGGAGATGATATTACCTTTAGTGAGATTGTAATAAAGAAAGGTCAAACTAAGCCACCTTCAAGATTTACAGAAGCAACACTTTTATCAGCTATGGAAAATCCTCAAAAGTATGTAAGTATGGATAAAACTTCAGCTAAAACACTTGGAGAAACTGGAGGGCTTGGTACTGTTGCAACAAGAGCAGATATAATAGAAAAGCTATATAAGACTTTTTATATAGAAAAGAAGGGGAATGAAATAGTACCTACCTCAAAAGGAAAACAGTTAGTTAATTTAGTACCTTCTGATTTGAAATCTCCACTATTAACTGCAAAGTGGGAAGGACAGCTTGATGCTATAAGTAAGGGCAAATTAAATGGTTTAAGCTTTGTAAATGAGATTAAAGGTTATGCATCTAAGCTTGTAGACGATGTAAAAGGTAGTAAGGATACCTTTAAATATGATAATTTGACAGGAACAAAATGTCCAGAGTGTGGAAAATACATGCTTCAGGTAAATGGTAAAAGAGGAAGAATGCTTGTATGTCAGGATAGAGAGTGTGGACATAGAGAAAACTCAGCCATGTTCACAAATGTAAGATGTCCTGAATGCCATAAAAAGCTAGAGCTTAGGGGAGAAGGAGCGGGAAGAATATATGTATGTCCAAATTGCAGCTTTAGAGAAAAATACGCTTCCTTCCAAAATAGATTTAAAGGTGATAATAAGAAAGTAAATAAAAGAGAAGTATCAAACTACATGAAAAAAATGAAAAAGGAAGCGGAGGATTTTAATAATAATCCATTCGCAGCACTGCTAGGAAATATAAAGTTAGATGACAAATAGATTATTTGGAGTTTGAATTTATTTATTAAAGACAGGAGTTAGATGTAAACAGACTCCTGTTTTTTTATATGCTTTTAAAGAATATTAGGAAAATATTACAATATAAGAAGGGGATATAAAAACTAAAACAGAATTAAATATAAGAAGGGAGTGTTAGAATATGAGTATAATATTAAAAAGGAGAAGTATAAGAAAGTATAAAGGTATTAAAGTTGGTAATGAAATAGTAGATGAGCTTTTAAAAGCTGGTATGGCTGCACCATCAGCAGGAAATGAACAGCCATGGGAGTTTATGGTTTTGCGAGATAAAGATACTATGGAAAAGATAACAGAAGTGCATGCATATTCAAAAATGTTATTAAGTGCAGACGTTGCAATTGTAGTTTGTGGAGATATTGACAAAGAAAAAGTTAAAGGCTTTTGGGTACAAGACTGTTCGGCTGCAACAGAAAATATATTATTAGCTGCTGAAGAAAAAGGTTTAGGAGCTGTATGGTTGGGAGTATATCCAATGGAGGATAGAGTTAGTGGTATAAGGAAGTTATTAAATTTACCAAGTAATATAATACCGTTGTCAATAATATCCATAGGATATCCAGATGAGAATAAAGAGGCATCGAATAGATATAATACATCGAGAGTACATTATGATAAATGGTAAAATGTTAGAATATAAAAAAGAGAGCATAAATTAAAATTGTTTTTGTTTTTGAATTAGTATAATAAAATTTTTAATGAAATATGTGGTGTTTTGCACGCAATATTAGTTTATGCAAAATATCGCATATTTTTTTAGAAAAATAATTCTATGAAAGGTGATATATTCATACTTAGAATATTGGATAAAGTTAGTTTGGCTAAATTATGTGAAGAAAATAGAAATTGATGTACATATAAAAAATACGTATAATAAGAGGCAAGAAGGATGTGTGTATTTATGAATAATTTAAAAGTATATACAAAAGATGACTCTATATCAGTGAAAAAGGAAAATGGTACTGAGGTTGATTATTTTATATTTGATGAATACGAAATACATTTAAATAAAATTCCACCACACTCAATTCAAGAATATCATAAACATAGAGCTATTGATGAAGCAGTAATAGTTGTAAGTGGGAAAATAGTTTTAAAGTGGATAGAAGAAGGTAAAGAATATTCAAGAACATTAACTAAAGGTATGATAGTACGGATGGGTAAGGCCATACACACTATTCAAAATGAAAGTAATAGTTTTGCTGAGTTTAATGTTCTTAGAACGGTACCAACAGGAAAAAATAATAGAGAAATTATAAAGAATGATAAAGTTTTAGGGAGGGGTTAAAATTGAAAATAGTAGTTTTGGATGGAT
The Clostridium felsineum DSM 794 DNA segment above includes these coding regions:
- a CDS encoding CD3324 family protein — translated: MKYEKAQNILPQNIIEIIQNYIDGGYIYIPRKNENKKSWGENTETKSYLKNRDKEIFNKYSSGVSVKALAEQYFLTEGSIRRIVRNIKNLSP
- a CDS encoding MATE family efflux transporter; amino-acid sequence: MNKTRIKDMTEGNPLQLIFTFALPIFLGNIFQQLYNVLDTMIAGYNLGDNALAAIGATSAIYSLIIGMANGMNNGYSIIVARSYGEKNMEKLRHSVGVMLILNVITALLFTLLSCIFIMPILKLLNTPPEIIKDAYEFIIIILLGITSTILYNMEAGVLRALGNSKTPLVFLIISLFFNLAMDLIFVVIMHGGVWSTALATVISEVLSVILCFIHIVKYYPELKLSKKHFHFDKELIIEMFTTGLSMGLMSSIFALGTVILQGSINSLGKATITAHLAARKLDEMLMLPLSTLVTANATFVGQNYGAKKINRIREGIKKTCVLGFIWATFCVLIAYTAAPILTKALTGTSDSYITNMAAKYLKINLPFFYVLHILLVLRTSLQGIGRKIAPLISSSIEMIGKFAAVLWLVPKLGYLGVCIVEPILWVLCTLFLLGTFFKIEKDFEKLKIS
- a CDS encoding ABC-F family ATP-binding cassette domain-containing protein; the protein is MSILTVENMSHSFGDRVIFNRANFRILKGEHIGLIGANGEGKSTFMKLICGEILPDDGTIKWNNKFRIGYMDQHASLKKGVTALNFLKEAFEGLFEIENKVNKLYDELGSMNEEDMNKALNKIDVFQEILDKNDFYSINSKIQSVAAGLGIKELLNKDVSALSGGQRTKILLSKLLLQKPDILLLDEPTNHLDVEHIEWLKEYLINYENAFILISHDNSFLNSTVNVIYHLEHKTLTRYQGNYEYYLKLYEIKKQQLKIEYKEQQNEIAKLEEYIRKNKVRTATAKQAKSREKKLNKIERIEINKNIIKPYFKFKSAKMPESLIFNAKGLVIGYDKPLTKPIDLKMKRGQKIAITGANGLGKTTLLKSLFGLLKPIKGTVTLSDYKKIGYFEQEIAQDSKNTVLYEVWNTFPNLTQTEVRSDLAKCGLTRQHIDSPINILSGGEQAKVRLCKLINKPTNILVLDEPTNHLDIYAKEELKRALKEYEGSIILVCHEREFYENLATDVWNCEQWTV
- a CDS encoding DNA topoisomerase III, with amino-acid sequence MGKILVLAEKPSVARDLAKVLKANINKKTHLEGNKYVVIWALGHLVSLADPESYGEKYKKWSMDTLPMLPKYMKLSVLKNTSKHFYDIKKVMERKDLDELVIATDAGREGELVARWIIEMAKWKKPIKRLWISSQTERAVKEGFQHLKDGREYENLYKSAKCRSEADWFVGLNVTRALTCKYNAQLSAGRVQTPTLYMIVEREEEIRKFKPKDYYTIEGKVKNFSMNWHDRRGDFKIFDKEKAESVAAKLKGRKGKIVEVSESNKKKYSPALYDLTELQRDANRFFGFSAKETLSIMQRLYENHKLLTYPRTDSRYIPHDVVATLKDRLKAISIGKYSKFAAEILKSKINVHKGFVDDSKVTDHYAIIPTEEKPALGALSNEEFKIYDLVVKRFLSIMLPAFEYLQTTIKVEVENEIFIAKGKVVKKKGWKEVYDKTEDFEEKSELKEQTLPSVNNGDDITFSEIVIKKGQTKPPSRFTEATLLSAMENPQKYVSMDKTSAKTLGETGGLGTVATRADIIEKLYKTFYIEKKGNEIVPTSKGKQLVNLVPSDLKSPLLTAKWEGQLDAISKGKLNGLSFVNEIKGYASKLVDDVKGSKDTFKYDNLTGTKCPECGKYMLQVNGKRGRMLVCQDRECGHRENSAMFTNVRCPECHKKLELRGEGAGRIYVCPNCSFREKYASFQNRFKGDNKKVNKREVSNYMKKMKKEAEDFNNNPFAALLGNIKLDDK
- a CDS encoding nitroreductase family protein, with amino-acid sequence MSIILKRRSIRKYKGIKVGNEIVDELLKAGMAAPSAGNEQPWEFMVLRDKDTMEKITEVHAYSKMLLSADVAIVVCGDIDKEKVKGFWVQDCSAATENILLAAEEKGLGAVWLGVYPMEDRVSGIRKLLNLPSNIIPLSIISIGYPDENKEASNRYNTSRVHYDKW
- a CDS encoding cupin domain-containing protein yields the protein MNNLKVYTKDDSISVKKENGTEVDYFIFDEYEIHLNKIPPHSIQEYHKHRAIDEAVIVVSGKIVLKWIEEGKEYSRTLTKGMIVRMGKAIHTIQNESNSFAEFNVLRTVPTGKNNREIIKNDKVLGRG